A region of Stigmatopora nigra isolate UIUO_SnigA chromosome 6, RoL_Snig_1.1, whole genome shotgun sequence DNA encodes the following proteins:
- the cabp2a gene encoding calcium-binding protein 2a isoform X1 encodes MGNINKASRKNSATNKGMSPVEQSGSPVATAMLGGQGAMLGGQANAGEMDTEEDEESGSDREFDEPLCALVKNCNMLHNIVGPACVFLKQGFAQSQLDRDLRPEEMEELREAFREFDKDKDGFISCKDLGECMRTMGYMPTEMELIELSQQICGGRVDFEDFVELMGPKMLAETADMIGVKELRDAFKEFDSDGDGQISLSELREAMKKLMGEQLNHREIDEILRDVDLNGDGEVDFEEFVRMMSR; translated from the exons ATGGGAAATATCAACAAGGCATCTAGAAAAAATAGTGCAACGAATAAG GGGATGTCGCCTGTAGAGCAAAGTGGGTCCCCAGTGGCTACAGCTATGCTTGGGGGCCAAGGAGCCATGCTCGGAGGCCAAGCAAATGCCGGCGAGATGGATacagaagaagatgaagaaagcGGGAGCGACAGGGAGTTCGATGAGCCGCTCTGCGCTCTTGTTAAAAACTGCAACATGTTGCACAACATAGTGGGGCCTGCGTGTGTCTTCCTCAAGCAGGGATTTGCACAGAGCCAGCTC GATCGAGACTTGCGGCCTGAAGAAATGGAAG AGCTACGTGAAGCTTTCAGAGAATTTGACAAAGACAAGGACGGCTTTATCAGTTGTAAGGACCTTGGCGAATGCATGCGAACTATGGGTTATATGCCAACAGAAATGGAACTAATAGAGCTCAGCCAGCAGATCT GTGGCGGCAGAGTAGACTTTGAAGACTTTGTGGAGTTGATGGGTCCAAAAATGCTGGCTGAGACTGCAGACATGATTGGTGTTAAAGAGCTGAGGGATGCCTTTAAAGAA TTTGACTCTGATGGCGATGGTCAGATCAGCCTGAGTGAGCTGAGAGAAGCCATGAAGAAGCTAATGGGAGAGCAGCTTAACCACCGTGAGATTGATGAAATTCTGCGTGATGTGGACCTCAATGGGGATGGAGAAGTGGATTTTGAGG